The proteins below come from a single Thalassotalea ponticola genomic window:
- a CDS encoding PilZ domain-containing protein, whose translation MEARLHPRKNIHASIRLLADPEQQRFDTTSTNLSMSGIQIAANKELVDHLLKQQTRPIHFDILFDTYDSLPFRCRLIVNRRQSHDEFLLGCKFIQLSDEHLELLTRILDQQA comes from the coding sequence ATGGAAGCCAGACTACACCCGCGCAAAAATATACACGCGAGCATCCGTTTGTTAGCCGACCCCGAACAACAGCGCTTTGATACAACCAGCACCAATCTATCGATGTCTGGCATCCAAATTGCGGCCAACAAAGAACTCGTTGACCACTTACTGAAACAGCAAACACGACCAATCCACTTTGACATCTTGTTTGACACATATGACTCATTGCCATTTCGATGTCGCCTCATCGTTAACCGGCGACAATCGCATGACGAGTTTTTGCTTGGCTGTAAATTTATTCAATTGAGCGATGAGCACCTTGAATTGTTAACCCGCATACTAGACCAGCAAGCGTAG
- a CDS encoding aspartate aminotransferase family protein, producing MSVNRELFDDVMVPNYSPSAVIPVRGKGSRVWDQNNNELIDFAGGIAVSCLGHCHPALVEALKSQGEKLWHLSNVMTNEPALRLAKKLVDNTFAEKVYFANSGAESNEAALKLARRWALEVHGEHKSQIISFKQGFHGRTFFTVTVGGQAAYSDGFGPKPGAIDHAEYNNLASLEALISDNTCAVMMEPLQGEGGIVSPTQEFVEGVRALCDKHNALLIFDEVQTGVGRTGDLYAYMGLGVTPDILTTAKALGGGFPIGAMLTTTELAKHLKIGTHGSTYGGNPLACAVAEAAFDTVNDPAVLTGVQAKEQIFKQALQKINDKYNVFSEIRGKGLLIGAVLNEQYQGRGKDFLNAAMAQGLMTLVAGANIVRFAPSLIIPEVDILEGMDRFEKAVNTIVNG from the coding sequence ATTTCAGTAAATCGCGAATTATTTGATGATGTGATGGTGCCTAACTATTCACCGTCAGCAGTTATTCCAGTAAGAGGTAAAGGCTCTCGAGTATGGGACCAAAATAATAATGAACTGATCGACTTTGCTGGTGGCATCGCGGTAAGCTGTTTGGGTCACTGCCATCCAGCGCTAGTTGAAGCTTTAAAATCACAGGGCGAAAAGCTATGGCATTTATCAAATGTAATGACCAATGAACCAGCATTGCGCTTAGCTAAAAAACTCGTTGATAATACGTTTGCAGAAAAAGTGTATTTTGCCAACTCGGGTGCCGAGTCTAACGAAGCAGCCCTAAAATTGGCTCGCCGTTGGGCATTAGAGGTTCACGGTGAACACAAGTCGCAAATTATTTCGTTCAAACAAGGCTTCCACGGCCGTACCTTTTTTACCGTAACCGTTGGTGGCCAAGCGGCTTACTCGGATGGCTTCGGCCCTAAGCCGGGTGCGATTGATCACGCAGAATACAACAACCTAGCGTCGCTTGAAGCCCTGATCAGTGACAATACCTGTGCGGTAATGATGGAGCCACTGCAAGGTGAAGGTGGCATCGTATCACCGACTCAAGAATTTGTTGAAGGCGTTCGTGCGTTGTGTGACAAGCACAATGCATTGCTTATTTTTGACGAAGTACAAACGGGTGTTGGTCGTACCGGCGACTTATATGCTTACATGGGCCTGGGTGTTACACCTGATATCTTAACCACAGCTAAAGCACTCGGTGGTGGCTTCCCGATTGGCGCAATGTTAACGACAACTGAGCTTGCTAAGCATTTAAAAATTGGTACACATGGTAGTACATACGGTGGTAACCCGCTGGCCTGTGCTGTAGCAGAAGCGGCATTTGATACCGTTAACGATCCAGCGGTATTAACCGGCGTTCAAGCAAAAGAGCAGATTTTTAAGCAAGCGTTGCAGAAGATCAACGACAAATACAACGTATTTAGTGAAATTCGCGGTAAGGGCTTATTGATCGGTGCCGTGCTAAACGAACAATACCAAGGTCGCGGTAAAGACTTCTTAAATGCGGCTATGGCACAAGGTCTGATGACCCTCGTAGCGGGCGCGAACATTGTTCGCTTTGCACCATCGCTTATTATTCCTGAAGTTGACATCCTAGAGGGGATGGATCGTTTTGAAAAGGCGGTCAACACAATCGTAAACGGTTAA
- the astA gene encoding arginine N-succinyltransferase produces the protein MIIIRPIRSSDYEALHQIAVESGHGFTSLPVNEELLVNRISRANQAFHRDQIEGDEGYLFVMEDTATGEVVGTSGIEAAVGLNDAFYHYHLGKVVHSSRELNIYNNVDILTLNNDYTGATEICTLYLRESYRANNNGRFLSKFRFLFLAEHQQRFNHRVIAEMRGVSDENGKSPFWQWLEEHFFSMDFPTADYLSGIGKKEFIAELMPKYPIYVSLLSKDAQAVIGKVHDNTLPALRLLEGEGFVNRGYVDIFDAGPTVECELDAIKTVRRSRKMTVSIGEPHAGQRTMIINTKIQDFRAVFQDVAIDEDSNTVTINAATADALQVGEGDTVRLANS, from the coding sequence ATGATTATTATCAGGCCAATTCGCAGCAGTGATTACGAAGCGCTACATCAAATTGCTGTTGAATCGGGACATGGATTTACTAGCTTGCCGGTCAACGAAGAACTGCTGGTTAACCGTATCAGTCGTGCTAATCAAGCCTTCCATCGCGATCAAATTGAAGGTGATGAAGGCTATTTATTTGTCATGGAAGATACCGCCACAGGCGAAGTTGTTGGTACCAGTGGTATCGAGGCTGCGGTTGGCTTAAACGATGCGTTTTATCACTATCACTTAGGCAAAGTCGTGCACTCATCACGCGAGTTAAATATCTACAACAATGTCGATATTTTAACCCTCAACAATGATTACACTGGTGCTACTGAAATATGTACCTTGTATTTACGCGAGTCATATCGCGCCAATAACAACGGTCGTTTCTTGTCGAAATTTCGATTTTTATTCCTAGCCGAGCACCAGCAACGCTTTAACCACCGAGTTATAGCAGAAATGCGCGGCGTCTCTGATGAAAATGGTAAGTCGCCGTTTTGGCAGTGGCTAGAAGAGCATTTCTTTTCAATGGACTTTCCAACTGCAGACTACTTAAGCGGCATTGGTAAGAAAGAGTTTATTGCCGAGTTAATGCCCAAGTACCCCATTTATGTCAGCTTACTGAGCAAAGACGCACAAGCGGTTATTGGTAAAGTACACGATAATACACTACCTGCCCTGCGTTTATTAGAAGGTGAAGGTTTTGTAAATCGGGGTTATGTCGACATTTTTGACGCCGGACCAACTGTTGAATGCGAGCTTGACGCGATTAAAACCGTTCGCCGTTCACGCAAGATGACGGTCTCCATTGGCGAGCCTCATGCCGGTCAGCGAACGATGATAATCAATACCAAAATTCAAGACTTTAGAGCGGTTTTCCAAGATGTTGCCATCGATGAAGACAGTAACACAGTCACCATTAACGCCGCGACAGCGGATGCTCTGCAAGTCGGTGAAGGCGATACTGTTCGCCTAGCAAACAGCTAA